A single genomic interval of Corvus cornix cornix isolate S_Up_H32 chromosome 1, ASM73873v5, whole genome shotgun sequence harbors:
- the ELMOD1 gene encoding ELMO domain-containing protein 1 isoform X1 → MKHFLRMFVQVCLYFYCKCLWRCLKFVVRKLTGQCELQRICYNTKPGAARTMKIEASLKGSKSKRLQTSVNVHPDAIEKTIDDIMELKRINPDINPQLGVSLQACLLQIVGYRNLIAEVEKLRREPYDSENPQHEEMLLKLWKCLKPNSPLKARISKQWCEIGFQGDDPKTDFRGMGLLGLYNLVYFAEWDTEIAQQVLTDSLHPKYREVTKKELSQLSKAEWEKKKFDKAIGYSFAIVGINITDLAYNLLVSGALKTHFYNVAPEAPTLTHFQQTFCYLMHEFHKFWIDEDPLDIMEFNRVREKFYKRILRQLQNPEMALCPHFAASESLINM, encoded by the exons ATGAAACACTTCCTGAG GATGTTTGTCCAGGTATGCCTGTACTTCTACTGCAAATGCTTGTGGCGCTGCCTGAAATTTGTGGTCAGGAAACTAACAGGTCAATGTGAATTGCAAAGGATCTGTTACAATACCAAACCTGGAGCTGCCAGAACTATGAAAATAG AGGCATCCCTGAAAGGTTCAAAAAGCAAG CGGCTGCAAACATCAGTAAATGTTCACCCTGATGCTATTGAAAAAACAATAGATGACATCATGGAGCTGAAAAGGATTAATCCAGATATAAATCCACA GTTGGGAGTATCTCTTCAGGCATGCCTGCTGCAGATTGTGGGGTACAGAAACCTTATTGCAGAGGTTGAGAAGCTGCGCCGAGAGCCTTACGATTCAGAGAATCCGCAACACGAGGAAATGCTCCTGAAG TTGTGGAAATGCTTGAAGCCAAATTCACCACTGAAAGCTCGGATTTCAAAGCAATGGTGCGAAATTGGTTTCCAAGGTGACGATCCTAAAACAGACTTTAGAGGAATGGGTCTCCTCGGCTTATATAATTTGGT GTATTTTGCTGAATGGGACACTGAGATAGCTCAGCAAGTTCTCACTGACTCTCTTCACCCTAAATACAG GGAAGTCACTAAGAAGGAActaag ccaaCTTAGCAAAGCtgaatgggagaagaaaaagttcGATAAGGCAATTGG CTACTCTTTTGCTATCGTGGGCATTAACATAACAGACCTTGCATACAACCTGCTTGTGAGTGGGGCTCTGAAGACCCATTTCTACAACGTTGCTCCAGAAGCACCAACGCTCACTCACTTCCAGCAGACGTTCT gCTACTTAATGCATGAATTCCACAAATTCTGGATTGATGAGGATCCACTGGACATAATGGAATTCAATCGTGTCAGAGAGAAATTTTACAAGCGAATCTTGAGACAGCTCCAGAACCCAGAGATGGCTCTGTGTCCTCATTTTGCTGCATCAGAAAGTTTAATCAATATGTAG
- the ELMOD1 gene encoding ELMO domain-containing protein 1 isoform X2, which yields MFVQVCLYFYCKCLWRCLKFVVRKLTGQCELQRICYNTKPGAARTMKIEASLKGSKSKRLQTSVNVHPDAIEKTIDDIMELKRINPDINPQLGVSLQACLLQIVGYRNLIAEVEKLRREPYDSENPQHEEMLLKLWKCLKPNSPLKARISKQWCEIGFQGDDPKTDFRGMGLLGLYNLVYFAEWDTEIAQQVLTDSLHPKYREVTKKELSQLSKAEWEKKKFDKAIGYSFAIVGINITDLAYNLLVSGALKTHFYNVAPEAPTLTHFQQTFCYLMHEFHKFWIDEDPLDIMEFNRVREKFYKRILRQLQNPEMALCPHFAASESLINM from the exons ATGTTTGTCCAGGTATGCCTGTACTTCTACTGCAAATGCTTGTGGCGCTGCCTGAAATTTGTGGTCAGGAAACTAACAGGTCAATGTGAATTGCAAAGGATCTGTTACAATACCAAACCTGGAGCTGCCAGAACTATGAAAATAG AGGCATCCCTGAAAGGTTCAAAAAGCAAG CGGCTGCAAACATCAGTAAATGTTCACCCTGATGCTATTGAAAAAACAATAGATGACATCATGGAGCTGAAAAGGATTAATCCAGATATAAATCCACA GTTGGGAGTATCTCTTCAGGCATGCCTGCTGCAGATTGTGGGGTACAGAAACCTTATTGCAGAGGTTGAGAAGCTGCGCCGAGAGCCTTACGATTCAGAGAATCCGCAACACGAGGAAATGCTCCTGAAG TTGTGGAAATGCTTGAAGCCAAATTCACCACTGAAAGCTCGGATTTCAAAGCAATGGTGCGAAATTGGTTTCCAAGGTGACGATCCTAAAACAGACTTTAGAGGAATGGGTCTCCTCGGCTTATATAATTTGGT GTATTTTGCTGAATGGGACACTGAGATAGCTCAGCAAGTTCTCACTGACTCTCTTCACCCTAAATACAG GGAAGTCACTAAGAAGGAActaag ccaaCTTAGCAAAGCtgaatgggagaagaaaaagttcGATAAGGCAATTGG CTACTCTTTTGCTATCGTGGGCATTAACATAACAGACCTTGCATACAACCTGCTTGTGAGTGGGGCTCTGAAGACCCATTTCTACAACGTTGCTCCAGAAGCACCAACGCTCACTCACTTCCAGCAGACGTTCT gCTACTTAATGCATGAATTCCACAAATTCTGGATTGATGAGGATCCACTGGACATAATGGAATTCAATCGTGTCAGAGAGAAATTTTACAAGCGAATCTTGAGACAGCTCCAGAACCCAGAGATGGCTCTGTGTCCTCATTTTGCTGCATCAGAAAGTTTAATCAATATGTAG
- the ELMOD1 gene encoding ELMO domain-containing protein 1 isoform X3, with amino-acid sequence MKHFLRMFVQVCLYFYCKCLWRCLKFVVRKLTGQCELQRICYNTKPGAARTMKIEASLKGSKSKRLQTSVNVHPDAIEKTIDDIMELKRINPDINPQLGVSLQACLLQIVGYRNLIAEVEKLRREPYDSENPQHEEMLLKLWKCLKPNSPLKARISKQWCEIGFQGDDPKTDFRGMGLLGLYNLVYFAEWDTEIAQQVLTDSLHPKYSQLSKAEWEKKKFDKAIGYSFAIVGINITDLAYNLLVSGALKTHFYNVAPEAPTLTHFQQTFCYLMHEFHKFWIDEDPLDIMEFNRVREKFYKRILRQLQNPEMALCPHFAASESLINM; translated from the exons ATGAAACACTTCCTGAG GATGTTTGTCCAGGTATGCCTGTACTTCTACTGCAAATGCTTGTGGCGCTGCCTGAAATTTGTGGTCAGGAAACTAACAGGTCAATGTGAATTGCAAAGGATCTGTTACAATACCAAACCTGGAGCTGCCAGAACTATGAAAATAG AGGCATCCCTGAAAGGTTCAAAAAGCAAG CGGCTGCAAACATCAGTAAATGTTCACCCTGATGCTATTGAAAAAACAATAGATGACATCATGGAGCTGAAAAGGATTAATCCAGATATAAATCCACA GTTGGGAGTATCTCTTCAGGCATGCCTGCTGCAGATTGTGGGGTACAGAAACCTTATTGCAGAGGTTGAGAAGCTGCGCCGAGAGCCTTACGATTCAGAGAATCCGCAACACGAGGAAATGCTCCTGAAG TTGTGGAAATGCTTGAAGCCAAATTCACCACTGAAAGCTCGGATTTCAAAGCAATGGTGCGAAATTGGTTTCCAAGGTGACGATCCTAAAACAGACTTTAGAGGAATGGGTCTCCTCGGCTTATATAATTTGGT GTATTTTGCTGAATGGGACACTGAGATAGCTCAGCAAGTTCTCACTGACTCTCTTCACCCTAAATACAG ccaaCTTAGCAAAGCtgaatgggagaagaaaaagttcGATAAGGCAATTGG CTACTCTTTTGCTATCGTGGGCATTAACATAACAGACCTTGCATACAACCTGCTTGTGAGTGGGGCTCTGAAGACCCATTTCTACAACGTTGCTCCAGAAGCACCAACGCTCACTCACTTCCAGCAGACGTTCT gCTACTTAATGCATGAATTCCACAAATTCTGGATTGATGAGGATCCACTGGACATAATGGAATTCAATCGTGTCAGAGAGAAATTTTACAAGCGAATCTTGAGACAGCTCCAGAACCCAGAGATGGCTCTGTGTCCTCATTTTGCTGCATCAGAAAGTTTAATCAATATGTAG